A single region of the Xiphias gladius isolate SHS-SW01 ecotype Sanya breed wild chromosome 17, ASM1685928v1, whole genome shotgun sequence genome encodes:
- the ompb gene encoding olfactory marker protein b: MSTELELPFRPDTQLTEVMRLRVQSLQQRGQKRQDGERLLQPNEAVYRLDFAKQSLQFSHWTVQLAQAGQLTITATSQLWTPDLTNLMTRQLLEPAGVFWRAPGDAGRAPIQCHEADAHEFGERIAELAKVRKVMYFLFAFAEGCSPETVDCSITFTMDS; the protein is encoded by the coding sequence ATGTCTACAGAGTTGGAGCTGCCCTTCCGGCCGGACACCCAGCTGACGGAGGTGATGCGCCTGCGGgttcagtctctgcagcagcgAGGCCAGAAGAGGCAGGATGGCGAGCGCCTGCTGCAACCCAACGAGGCTGTGTACCGACTGGACTTCGCCAAACAGTCCCTCCAATTCTCACATTGGACGGTGCAGCTGGCGCAGGCCGGACAACTCACCATCACGGCCACCTCGCAGCTCTGGACGCCTGACCTCACCAACCTGATGACACGTCAGCTGCTGGAGCCCGCTGGCGTTTTCTGGCGGGCACCGGGTGATGCCGGTCGTGCACCGATCCAGTGCCACGAGGCCGATGCACACGAGTTCGGCGAGAGGATCGCAGAGCTGGCTAAGGTAAGGAAGGTGATGTACTTCCTGTTCGCATTTGCAGAAGGCTGCAGCCCTGAGACTGTCGACTGCTCCATCACCTTCACAATGGATAGTTGA